One region of Bacilli bacterium genomic DNA includes:
- a CDS encoding post-transcriptional regulator — translation MGDSMQMEINDDDLTKMVEQLCHSKAEEFALLGYENITGKDIWDCVNADYKDGFPPLHRLVNDILALKVTHFMNRMTLNAYKGLPL, via the coding sequence ATGGGGGATTCCATGCAGATGGAAATAAATGATGACGATTTAACGAAAATGGTGGAACAATTATGCCATTCGAAAGCGGAAGAATTTGCGCTCTTAGGGTATGAAAATATTACCGGCAAAGATATTTGGGATTGCGTCAACGCGGACTACAAGGACGGTTTTCCGCCGCTGCACCGGTTGGTGAACGACATATTGGCCTTAAAAGTTACCCACTTTATGAACAGGATGACATTGAACGCATATAAAGGATTGCCCCTCTGA
- a CDS encoding cation diffusion facilitator family transporter has product MTNHRLAKIQWGIWVGIVGNLGLAVFKGVAGLGSGSRALLADAAHSAADAVCSLAVWLEKKDAHAHSHKEWTLNRGKAETVSAILVSVLMMISGAEIAIHSAKAMATGITSPPQGFALTVIIVAIALKEATYQYKYRFGKLAPNRYRLLAMEHRADVYASLAALVGISGALLGQWLDAPWMYILDPAAGVFISLLIFRSGYRLVTESIQQTLDHVLRSEDSGELREAAANTPGVIRVDELHACEHGGFIIVDVKISVNPRITVSEANDIAKLVKHHLMSRFHRISDVFVHINPYDTGYPYKTPFDTWHDDQPTILH; this is encoded by the coding sequence TTGACAAACCATCGACTGGCGAAGATACAATGGGGGATATGGGTCGGTATTGTCGGGAATTTGGGGCTGGCAGTTTTTAAAGGAGTAGCGGGGTTAGGGTCGGGAAGCAGAGCTCTATTGGCAGACGCGGCGCATTCTGCCGCTGATGCCGTTTGCTCGTTGGCAGTATGGTTGGAAAAGAAAGATGCGCATGCGCATTCGCACAAAGAATGGACGCTGAATCGCGGAAAAGCCGAAACGGTGTCGGCCATTTTGGTATCCGTGCTTATGATGATTTCCGGCGCCGAGATCGCCATCCATTCAGCCAAGGCGATGGCAACCGGAATCACAAGTCCGCCGCAAGGCTTTGCGTTAACCGTTATCATTGTGGCAATAGCGCTGAAAGAAGCAACGTATCAGTACAAATACCGATTTGGCAAACTGGCGCCCAACCGTTATCGGCTTTTGGCCATGGAACATCGCGCCGATGTTTACGCTTCGTTGGCGGCGCTTGTCGGCATCAGCGGAGCGCTGTTAGGCCAATGGCTGGACGCGCCGTGGATGTATATACTGGATCCGGCTGCAGGCGTGTTTATTTCGCTGTTGATTTTCCGCAGCGGCTATCGGCTTGTAACCGAATCCATTCAGCAAACTTTGGATCATGTTTTGCGTTCGGAAGATTCCGGGGAATTGCGGGAAGCCGCGGCCAATACCCCCGGCGTCATTCGGGTGGATGAATTGCACGCTTGCGAACACGGCGGATTTATCATCGTGGATGTCAAAATCAGCGTCAATCCGCGCATTACCGTCTCGGAAGCAAACGATATCGCGAAATTGGTCAAGCATCATTTGATGTCGCGATTTCATCGCATATCTGATGTGTTTGTGCATATCAATCCGTACGATACGGGCTACCCGTATAAGACCCCGTTCGACACATGGCATGATGACCAGCCGACAATACTGCATTAA
- the secF gene encoding protein translocase subunit SecF: MSYEKIKKFDFMKHRKTFFTISIVITVLGIISLLVFNLNYGVDFKSGTTLDITTGKAFDKQQAESLLKEAGVTASVLTMGGNNERVTARFDRVLKDTETQAVIAKFKEKFGDQVTYEESTVDVEMARELARNAIYAVLLACGLIFAYIIIRFEWRFALGGIIALIHDAFIVISFFSIFHLEVNLPFIAAVLTIIGYSINDTIVIYDRVRENLRFAKLKSYRDIAEVVNKSVRQTMTRSINTVITVLVAAICLFAFGSPAIRLFSLAMIVGLVSGAYSSIFIASPIWASLKLGSLEARKRAVSAKS, encoded by the coding sequence GTGAGCTATGAAAAAATAAAAAAATTTGATTTTATGAAGCATCGCAAAACATTTTTTACGATTTCCATCGTCATTACCGTGCTGGGGATTATTTCGCTTTTGGTGTTTAATTTGAACTACGGCGTCGATTTCAAATCCGGCACGACATTGGATATCACAACAGGCAAAGCGTTTGACAAACAACAGGCCGAGAGTTTACTTAAAGAGGCCGGCGTGACCGCGTCGGTTTTGACCATGGGCGGCAATAACGAGCGCGTGACGGCGCGCTTTGACCGCGTGCTGAAAGATACCGAAACGCAAGCGGTCATTGCCAAGTTTAAGGAGAAGTTCGGCGATCAGGTCACATATGAAGAGAGCACAGTTGATGTGGAGATGGCCCGGGAATTGGCGCGAAACGCAATTTATGCCGTATTATTGGCATGCGGGCTGATCTTTGCCTATATCATTATCCGTTTTGAGTGGCGCTTTGCGCTGGGCGGAATTATCGCGTTGATCCACGATGCGTTTATCGTCATAAGCTTTTTCTCCATCTTTCATTTGGAAGTGAATTTGCCGTTTATCGCCGCGGTTTTGACGATTATCGGCTACTCGATTAACGATACGATCGTCATTTATGACCGCGTCCGCGAAAACTTGCGTTTTGCCAAATTGAAATCGTACAGAGACATCGCCGAAGTAGTCAACAAGAGTGTACGGCAGACGATGACGCGTTCCATCAATACCGTCATTACGGTTCTCGTTGCGGCAATTTGCCTGTTTGCATTCGGCAGCCCCGCGATTCGCCTGTTCTCGCTCGCTATGATCGTCGGCCTTGTGAGCGGCGCTTATTCGTCTATTTTTATCGCCAGCCCGATTTGGGCTTCGCTAAAGCTCGGCAGTTTGGAAGCCAGAAAACGCGCCGTTTCCGCAAAATCGTAA
- the secD gene encoding protein translocase subunit SecD yields the protein MDVKRLLAFLLVVVVSFGVIGFTTPDLVKNLRLGLDLKGGFEILYNAEPIEPGQTITKDVLRQAARNIEHRVNQSGVEEPEITPEGKNRIRVRIAGVTDPETVREILKKPAVLQIRSSDGKVELTGKDFVEGGAKVEYNQANQPYVTIKLRDKQKFYEVTKRAWDKGPPNNTLGIYLDDELVSNPAVNNGPINSTDVMIEGNFTYKEAKNLADTINLGALPVKLTEKYIQSVGATLGQLSLQKTVEAGLLGSVLILLFMLLFYRIPGVIACITLIIYTWALLLVFYLMNATLTLPGIAAFVLGIGMAVDANIITYERIKEEIRSGKTLNSSLVAGSRQSFRTIMDANLTTIFAGIALLLIGTGAIKGFAITLILSIVLSIATNVFLSRFLLNLFVRSNIASKFGYYGVKEAEISEL from the coding sequence ATGGACGTAAAAAGACTCTTGGCATTTTTGCTTGTGGTCGTCGTATCCTTTGGCGTTATCGGCTTTACTACCCCGGATCTGGTCAAAAATTTGCGTTTGGGGCTGGATTTAAAAGGCGGGTTTGAGATTTTGTACAATGCCGAACCGATTGAGCCAGGACAGACCATTACCAAGGACGTACTGCGCCAGGCAGCCAGAAATATTGAGCACAGGGTAAACCAATCCGGCGTAGAGGAGCCGGAAATTACCCCGGAGGGAAAAAATCGCATTCGCGTGCGGATTGCCGGTGTAACGGATCCCGAAACCGTCCGCGAAATCTTGAAAAAGCCCGCGGTGCTGCAGATTCGTTCATCCGACGGGAAAGTAGAACTGACCGGTAAAGATTTCGTTGAAGGCGGAGCCAAGGTTGAATACAACCAGGCGAATCAGCCGTACGTAACGATAAAATTGCGGGACAAGCAAAAATTTTATGAAGTGACAAAACGCGCCTGGGACAAAGGTCCGCCCAACAATACGCTCGGCATCTATTTGGACGATGAGCTGGTATCGAATCCGGCTGTGAATAACGGTCCGATTAACAGCACGGACGTTATGATCGAGGGGAATTTCACCTATAAAGAAGCGAAGAATCTTGCCGATACGATCAACCTGGGGGCGCTGCCGGTCAAACTGACCGAGAAATATATCCAGAGCGTCGGCGCTACGCTGGGACAATTGTCGCTGCAAAAAACAGTTGAAGCGGGCCTGTTGGGCTCTGTCCTGATTTTGCTGTTTATGCTGCTGTTTTACCGTATTCCCGGGGTTATCGCATGCATAACGCTCATCATTTACACCTGGGCGCTGCTCCTGGTATTTTATTTGATGAACGCCACGTTGACGCTGCCGGGTATCGCGGCTTTTGTGCTCGGTATCGGGATGGCGGTGGACGCGAACATTATCACCTACGAGCGCATCAAAGAAGAGATACGGAGCGGCAAAACGCTCAATTCTTCGCTTGTCGCGGGCTCGCGTCAATCGTTTCGGACGATCATGGACGCCAATTTGACGACGATTTTCGCCGGCATCGCACTTTTGCTTATTGGCACCGGCGCCATTAAAGGGTTTGCCATCACGTTGATTTTGAGCATTGTCCTGAGTATTGCGACTAACGTCTTCTTGTCCCGATTCTTATTGAATCTGTTCGTGCGTTCCAATATTGCCAGCAAGTTCGGATATTACGGCGTCAAGGAGGCGGAAATCAGTGAGCTATGA